The genomic segment TGCTAAGTTTAGAGGATCTTTTCCGAGGGAACGAGTCCCTTAGTCCTCGTAAATCCGGCATTCTGCGGCTTCCGGATTTTCATCACAGTACTTTTCAAACGTGGTTTGAGGTTTGACTTGGCGCTGGTGAGAAGCTTCAGCTTGCAGTTCTTCAACCGCATCCCAAGCGGCGGCACATTCTTTGGAATTCGCGCCACTGACATCACAGACCGTGCGAGCATTATCGCGCTCTTGCTCAATTTGTTGTTGAATGTCGCTCATAGTTTTTTCCGTCACTCTTCTATAAAGTTGGCTTCGACAATGGTATTTTCGACGATCGCGGACGATCACCGAGGTAAATCATTGGGAGAGAGTAGGGACAGCAGAAGGAACTCGCTCCATAGTTGTTCAGCATTCACAGCGGTTAAACTGGGTGATTAAACAAAATCTGTGGAACGCCTTGACTGAACCTGCCCCTATTGTAACTTGCTTCATTCCCGCAGCAAGGCAAGCCTCGGTTCATGGGGTTGGGTTATCCCCTAGGCTTGAGCATTCTGACCCTAGCTCAACGCCCTTCAGAATGTTTTTAAAGAACGGTAATCTTCCCCTCAGGAATCGAATTCTCTCCAGCGGTCATGTTAGGGTGGGTACATTCAAGCCCATGGAATCTGCTGAGGGATCTGCTGAGAGTGGAAACGAATGTTCGCGCTATGAAATGGTCTAGTGCCTTGTCAACTCGCCCTTCACTGGAAGCGGCGATCGCTGAAGTTGTTGAACAAGCCCAAGCCCAGCTAGGCGTGCCGGCAGATGTCGGTTTCTTGTTTGTTTCATCGGCCTTTACCAGCGAGTACGCTCGGATTTTGCCGCTGCTTCAGCCCCAACTGCCCAACGTCCCAGTGATCGGATGCAACGGGAGTGGCATTATTGGCATCAACAGCCGTGGCACGGTGCGGGAAGTGGAAGATGAGGTGGCGATTAGCTTGATCCTCGGGAGCTTACCAGGAGTCGAGGTTCACCCCTTTTACATCAGCATGGAAACCTTGCCAGACTTGGACAGCGCGCCCAGTGCCTGGGCTGAGTTAGTGGGTTTACCGGAGGCAGCGCAGCCGCAGTTTGTCCTACTCGCGGATCCGTTTTCGACGGGGATTAACGATTTCTTAGCGGGATTAGACTATGCATTTCCCCAATCGCCCAAGGTGGGTGGCATTGCGAGTTCAGGCATTACCAATGGCAGCAGTGGCCTCTTTTGTGTCGATCGCTTCCACCGCAGTGGTCTGGTGGGGATCGCACTGACGGGCAATATTGTGATTGATACGATCGTGGCCCAGGGCTGT from the Alkalinema sp. FACHB-956 genome contains:
- a CDS encoding Calvin cycle protein CP12 — its product is MSDIQQQIEQERDNARTVCDVSGANSKECAAAWDAVEELQAEASHQRQVKPQTTFEKYCDENPEAAECRIYED
- a CDS encoding FIST N-terminal domain-containing protein, translated to MKWSSALSTRPSLEAAIAEVVEQAQAQLGVPADVGFLFVSSAFTSEYARILPLLQPQLPNVPVIGCNGSGIIGINSRGTVREVEDEVAISLILGSLPGVEVHPFYISMETLPDLDSAPSAWAELVGLPEAAQPQFVLLADPFSTGINDFLAGLDYAFPQSPKVGGIASSGITNGSSGLFCVDRFHRSGLVGIALTGNIVIDTIVAQGCRPIGQPYCVVESERNIILKMESEAENSTIQGSPLEMLRDLIQTLSEEDKVLAQSALFVGVAQTEFKQCLESGDFLIRNLLGFDPREGALAIGDRIRPGQRIQFHLRDAATSEEDLETLLRKYQLNAMNHSKAQGALMFACLGRGESLYGEPNFDSQLFSRYVDHVPIGGFFCNGEIGPVGTTSYLHGFTSVFGIFREK